In the genome of Candidatus Rhabdochlamydia sp. T3358, the window TCTTCTGTGGTAAGTGTAGCTATGGCTAGGCATTTTCTCTCTGTGTATGATGTGCCTTTATCAACAGCTGGCCTTGTTGTATTTGTGATCACAGTTATTTATTGCGCTTCTTTGTTGTTTATTAAAATAAAAGAATCCGTCACTCTTTTTAGAGTAGCTAAACCACAAAAATACTAGAATTTAAGATGAGTACTGTATGAAGCAAAAGAATGTAGTTATTTTAGGTAGCACCGGCTCCATTGGAACCCAAACATTAGATGTCATTGATCATCTTAAGTCTGAAGGTTTTAATCCCATTGCATTAGCTGCTCACTCTCAAATTGATCTTTTGGAGAAACAAGTTCATAAATGGCAACCACAGATCGTTGCAGTCTATGATCAGCAAAAAGCATTTGAACTACAAAAACGCTTGCCTCAACAAAAAATTGTTACAGGTATAGAAGGGCTAAAAGAGGTAGCCTCCCTTCAAGAAGCGGATATTGTTGTATCCGCGATGTCTGGAAGCGTAGGGATAGAGCCTACTTTAAGTGCTCTAAAAGCAGGAAAAGATGTGGCTTTAGCTAATAAAGAGGTTCTAGTAGCTGCAGGGGAGCTCATCATGCGCACTGCGAAAGAACATGGGGCTTCTGTGATTCCCATCGATAGTGAACATAGCGCTTTATTTCAGTGCTTAGAGGGGAAAGACCATAAGTCTGTGAGAAGATTGCTTTTAACCGCATCTGGTGGGCCTTTCTTACACTATTCTCGCGATAGACTCTCTCAAGTCACGCTAAAAGAAGCTCTTATACATCCTACTTGGCAGATGGG includes:
- the dxr gene encoding 1-deoxy-D-xylulose-5-phosphate reductoisomerase; the encoded protein is MKQKNVVILGSTGSIGTQTLDVIDHLKSEGFNPIALAAHSQIDLLEKQVHKWQPQIVAVYDQQKAFELQKRLPQQKIVTGIEGLKEVASLQEADIVVSAMSGSVGIEPTLSALKAGKDVALANKEVLVAAGELIMRTAKEHGASVIPIDSEHSALFQCLEGKDHKSVRRLLLTASGGPFLHYSRDRLSQVTLKEALIHPTWQMGVKNTIDSSTLMNKGLELIEAHFLFGITSENIEIVVHPQSVIHSMVEFIDGSMLAQMSAPTMLVPIQYALSHPKRYPGLIERFDYTNFSKLEFLPPDPGFKCISLCYYALKQGGTTPCYLNAVNEELVKRFVRDEISWMDISDKLEKLLMKYQPEKELTLEKILETDRLGRLHANSV